TTCCATCGGGACACCTGACACCCATGCTTCCTCATAAATGCCCTCAAAAGTAGACAAAAGCAACATTAGTTAAGTTCCTTGCTGCTTTATAGAATACACTGGTCTTAGCAGCAGTCTTCAATGAAGTTGCAGTACCTTGTGGACTCCAAGCATGTTTTTAGTTTTGAGGATGCGTGTCCTAGAGAGTCCAGCACCAAGCTCTTCAACAGTTTGGGAAACATTGcctatatgacaataaaattaatATGCAGCATACACTATAAACAATAAGAAGTGAGACTccatacataataaaaaaaaggttGTTCTTACTGTCAGTATCCAGTGGCCAGGTTCATGTACTGCTCCCAGTATTACGTTAAAGTTCCCTGGGTTGCACTAAAAGGTAATTTCAAATAAAGGATTAGAAGGTAACACCACACCTCAGAGCATACCACTATGAGAAAAAAATCACTATCATAAGACCAGTTTTTGTCTGGGTTCATTTCTCTTGTAATACAACTTGTGCTCTAGAAATTATTCAAAATCAAAGGGACAAATGAATGTTTTGTGTTAGAGCAGTGCCAccacaatgacaaataaaaaaaaacatgtaacaaacaaaaacacttgcCTTGgcgcaaaagaaaaaaagcagccAGAGAAAAAATGACTCAGTTCAACCAAAATTACATACACACTAAACTCAGTTAATGTTGCAAAATCACCACTTCCAAATTGTTGTTAAACAGACAGACTAATCAtaattattacaaaataaatcattattttttttattaaaaatatgtatacatacgCATACCATACCAAGAATGCCTCGATCTTTCATTTTGCACCACTATACCAGATATCTATAGCTATGACTGTGATGGTTGTTTTGTAGTTTTATCGTTTGTAGTTTTGTTATACAATGTATGCACTTTGGAGTTGCAACTCTTCCAATATATGTAGGCAATATAGTTGTAGTTCTTATGTTCCCTTCACACTTCTATCTATGCTcgaagtcgctttggataataCTGTCAgtcaaatgaataaatgtaatgtaaatataataCCTAGACGAGGACTAGTACCAGCACCATACCCTCTTCTTATGATAAAATTAATAACATTTAGAAAGTAGGAACAAAATAGGACATTCATATACCAAGTCAGTCACCGTATGTGGCTTCACACTGGTGGTGATGGTACACTGTCACAGCATCACTTTTCATTACCTTTAACCTTGACGTCTTCTTCTGCCAAATGCTAGTCATTTCATAGGAATCAATGAAAAGGGCCTGGTTGTCTTCATTTCTCTGATTGTGATGCTGCACCAAACGCAGCAGGTAGGCATTTATCACCTGAGAaccaaaatattaattttcatacATCTGCCAgtatatatagaatatacatacacacacatataaagtgctatagaaaaaaaaacatatcccAACACACCTCACTCTCAAGTTCCTGATCAGGAGCTGTTCTTGTGATGTCCCAGTAAAAAATTTTGTAAGGCCCAATTCTTGAAAGCAGTACATGGACATTTTTCCCTTCCCAGGCCTCGTTCACacctgtaaaacaaaacaaaattagaaATCTAACTAAAAATCTTCTCTTAGTGTAGTTTCTAACAATATACATTCTACAGCACATTCAACACTGCCCCACCCTCTCCATCTGACTGTTATCCAATCTGTAGCACAAAGGCACAGAGcactttgtatttttatttattattgtttaactgtttttaaccttaattatttatgtaatcttattgctattattgtcattgtaatgcTACTGTTATTGTTGTGTAAAGGTAGATTGGCAAAGAATTTCATTGCATGGTTGTGaaccattttcttttttactgtGCATATGACAAACTACTTGAATATTGAATCTTTATAATGATTTGAgtgatatttttaatataaatggcATTCTGCAGAATATAAAAGTAGTTCACATTTGTATATGAATATTATGACTGAGTACATACAAGACAGCAGTGAGACGGCTGGTGGAGAGGTAGATACAGTGGCTGATGCCAGCAGAGGAGTGGTGGACACAGCTGTTGGTAGAGATGAGGATGGATATGCAGAGGTAGTTGGAGTAGGTGGAGAAGACGATTCTGCTGCAGAAGAGGTAGCTGGAGTAGGAGGAGAAGCTGGTTTTGCTGCAGGAGAGGTAGCTGGAGTAGGAGGAGAAGCTGGTTTTGCTGCAGAAGAGGTAGCTGGAGTAGGAGGAGAAGCTGGTTTTGCTGCAGGAGAGTTAGTTGGAGTAGGGGGTGAAGGTGGTTTTGCTGCAGGAGAGGTAGTTGGAGTAGGTGGTGAAGGTGGTTCTGCTGCAGGGGAGGTAGTTTGAGTAGGGGGTGAAGGTGGTTTTGCTGAAGGGGAGGTGGGCACTCTGGCTTTAGCCTTCTCTTTTAATTTGCTGGGAATTCTAGGGACCTCTTCAGTGTGCAGCTTTAAGTGGTCAATGTTAACCCTTAAGGTGGCTTTCCCAAAACCATCTACAAGGTCAACACTTTTCCCCTCTATTCTTGTCACTGTGAAAGGCCCCAAGAACTCGGGCTCCAATTTTCCTCCCTTCCGTTGCTGACTGCGAACATTCTTCCTCCACACCATGTCACCAACCTGAAGCCTTTGGCCAAATGTCTTTGATCGCAGGTGCCTTCTGGTCTTCTCCTGCACCCTTTCAACATTGTCCTGTACTATTTTGAGGAGTTTTTCCTGCCTCTCAATGTCAAAGGTGACCTCCTCTTCTAAATATTTGTCCTCAATGGAGTGATCAATCTGTAGAAAATTAAATAACGTTTTTAAGATATTATTTAACTTGTCTTCAGTAGTCAAAGAATATATgcattaacatttatattaaaaacctgTCTAACCTGATACTGTTCAGGCACTTCAAATGGGTAGCGTGCTTCTCTACCAAACATCAGGAAATATGGTGAGAAGCGTGTTGTCAGTTGCTTTTTGGTGCGAAGACCAAACATCACTGCATCTAGATATCTGTCCCAGGTGTTGGGCTTATCGTCCACCAGCTTGGCAAGAGCCCTACAAATGAAATAGATACATCCATAACTTTTTGGTTTGAATTCCATATTCTCCATAGGATTGTAACAGTTACATTGTTTTTGCAGTCACCCTTATACAGTGATCTGAATAAAACTTTAATAAACAAAGAAATCAATGGGGGAGCTTCCCAAACACAAACAAGAATATAATGTTAGATATGAAGGCTCAGTGAATACATGGAAGGTACAATGAGTGAGTAAGCTGGTTTGGCTTATGTAGTGGTGTGTGAAGACTGGAAACAGGGGACTGGAATCAGGCCAACAATCAAAAGCCCAGTGAAACAAGTGTAAGTGTAAGACTAGAAAAGTAATGGTGAAAAGATGTAATCATATTTTACCTCTGTATGGTACCATTACACCTCTCAACCAGCCCATTTGTTTGGGGGTGGTATGGGGCACAAAGGCTCCTCTTGATTCCCAAGGCTTGGCATACCTCTGTGTTTATCTACAGGGAATGTAAGAAAACCTCTTTCTCATTTGTGCCTGAATTGACGCTGTATAAACATATATAAGTTCATACCACTGCTGAATGTTCATACCTCTGCTGAATAGCAAATACATAGCCTGACAATGCTTACAGTACATATTCGGCAACATTTGTAAAATACaataacatttcaaaatgtattgtattaaaaaaaaaaaaacttacagtgTTGACAAACTCTTTGCCCTGGTCTGTGAGGATGCGTTTGGGCACTTCAAATTGGTAAACAAATTTTAGTATGCACTCTGTCACTTCCTTTGCGGTCTTTGACTTTAAGGCATAAGCTTGTGTCCATCTTGTGCAATAATCAATCATCACACATGTATACTGATTCTTTTCTTCTGTCATGACCAGCTTCCCAATTAGGTCCATGCCAACAAGTTCAAATGGAACCTTTGTCTGTTAAAGTAAAATCAAAGTTAATTAGAAATTAAGCTAAATTGGAAACTATAAATGCTTTCATAAATTAAAGTCAGTAGTACATATGACAGACACAACACAATCTAGAAAATCTAAATTCACACCACATCAAGAACAAATGTACttgtatatttcttttttaaattccacCTATATCTCTCTTTTTCATTCCTCTTTCCATCAAATTTTTCACAGTCTTTTATGGGGAAATTTTCCAAACTGCTCCTATCCATTCAATCTATCTATTGTTAGAATGATAGGCCAGCTTTTTCATCCATGCAAGCTAAATATCTAAGTAGGCCTAATAATAAAATCTTTGTCTTCTATGCAAcctgtggtttttttttagGTGGCATCTTTCTTGAAACAGTGGAGTGAACATGGAGCCACACTTGACTTTGACCAGCCTAACAATACATTGAAGACCTCCGTTGCCCCAAATGTATGAGGCTATTATTCtaattataatgaaatgaaaattaataACAATTATATGTATTTCGTTGTTTTATTATTCTGCAAGTTTTGCAGAATAATGGTATGAGAAATGGTATGACAATAACGGTATGAGAAatttctactgtttgttattatttttataaatttatgTCTGCTAATAAGGGTATTACTTGCATTCCATGATAATGAGCATTCAAAGggcattatttttaaaactctACAGTAAAATGTCATCAAACTCTGTATATAATAAGTATGATAATTACTCTATCTGATGGCGTTAAGGTTTATGACAGATCACACATTGATTTCCAATGGGTCTTAATGGGAAACAATGCATATTTCACAGGGCATTATTTATAAAACTCTACAGTAAAATACCTTTAAACGCATGATATAGTACGTGTAATAATTGCTCTTTTAGGTGGTGTTAGTGTTTTGAACGGACGTTTTGATGTTTACCAGGTAAATTGCTGTGAATATGGCAGATCACACATAATGCCTATTTAAGGTGGAACGGATTTTGCAAATAAGGAACTGCTATTGCGAATAAGGAGCCAACTTCTTCCTCGTAATAATCGGCATACCTAACAACTGTCGCCTTAAACCTTTGTGAAATATTTCGCGAACATCTCGActaatttgtgtaacagtctttataattgtacagatgaattctgggtagatctGGGCAAGCATCAGGCTCGTGGAaagagcggtatcggagcgaaactggagcgagacagagcgaccgctccagccatgataaaaaaaaccactccgcgctctgaccgaattccgcccgctccgcccctcgctcacgctccgctcacatgctctgctctaAATTAATGCATAGGATTTTAAGCTgtactatataaatgcaatgtGAGGACAGACATATGAAAGACATATGAAAGTGATCAGTTGTCAATTGTTGACACACGTCTGCATATAGTGCAAAACAATAttataaacattataaacaGTCATATATATAGGTCCAAAACTTACCTTGATTGGTGTGTATTGCGTTTCAGTTTTTAGTGTGCCTTTGTTTTTCTGGCAAACTGTACACTGTGACACCTGTGACAACAtacagaatttttttcaatgtgGAAACACGTCTTTACGAACTTCAAATAGCTGTAtaagaaaaacataaataataacatacccATCGTTCAATGTCTCTGGACATTCCAGGCCAGTAAAAACGCTGGGATATGGCATCCCTAGTTTTTAATTGCCCACAGTGTGCTCCAATGCCACTGCTGTGGAACTGTATGAAAAGTTCATCAGCCTCTTCTGCGCCACGAACAACTTTGGCCCTGACTTCTTCGTCAGAGCCCTTGTTTCTGGTGTAGTACAAGTCTCCATCTAAAATACATTCGGAATTATACGTATATTAATAAACATATGAAGACTGCTGTATTTACTGTTGTACTATTTACATTTACTTCACATGTattaaggccacttaaaattaataaattgttttacatggccgaaCGCCTCAATTTTTTTGGTGACGGCtcgatttttttaatattttatatttttcaaaaaatcggttttttttacctcaaaaactgtgggtgaaaaatcttttatgtcagcctcggatttttcaatttgacgcttctcggacaatggtttttatcgtttgtcagattgtgtgtgggcccacggtattaaaaagaacttttctagttttagtatatctctgttgccgttcgtcttttcgctaaaaatataaaatagaaaatagaaaatcccctactcaccaatattttagaagtttgagtcatgtaaaacaatttattaattttaagtggcctaatgtCTGGAAGTCATGTTTATTAGATGTTTCTTGCAAAAAATAACTTACCGATTATGGAGAAATTAGAAGATCTTCTTCGTAAGCTGTATCTCTGATGCTTGCTGAAATTTTTCGGATATTCTCCTTTAATTAATAAGTCAAATATTTCTTTGACTAATTGGGGATCCATGATTTCGAAACAGCGATAGGCCTACGGTATTACGTCATACGTCGTCATACGTCATTCGCGTTACGTCGAACTCGactttttttgcaaaaaatacagaaaaatacaaatCGTCTTCTTTCGGTTTCAACCTTACGTCAGCCAGGGAATGCTAAAATATGTAaactaatatattttaatgtttgcaATCAAATAAAAGCttataaatgtaaaagtattgtctttttttaattggtGTTTCGAGCCAATAGGGGTTTTTCGTATCAAGTCGTTTGTCGAAGTTGTGCCTTCTGGAACCAATTACTGACGTAGGGTGAGGTATAACTGTATTTCACCTTGACGTGATTAGCATACAACTGTCGCGTAAACAGTAAAATTGACCCTGTTATTTTACCTGACTCTAACTCTGATTGTGACATCTAGGTAAAGCAACGCAGAACCTGGAGCTGGAGTCTAAATACAACCAGGATTCAGATCCAGACAGTGCTCGTTGCGTAGACTTCTTTTCATTCACAAGGTCTTATTGATTCAGTGTATTTGTCTCCTGGTTTTGGATTTTTTCTTCTGGTTTTAATTTCTGGCAAATTCGTTGGATTGTGCTgtggattatatatatatatatatatatataaaataaatcatgcaaaaacatattggatcaagcaaatctttttcaggtgacgactttgagcatgaacatttca
This genomic interval from Paramormyrops kingsleyae isolate MSU_618 chromosome 8, PKINGS_0.4, whole genome shotgun sequence contains the following:
- the LOC140592279 gene encoding uncharacterized protein isoform X3 gives rise to the protein MDPQLVKEIFDLLIKGEYPKNFSKHQRYSLRRRSSNFSIIDGDLYYTRNKGSDEEVRAKVVRGAEEADELFIQFHSSGIGAHCGQLKTRDAISQRFYWPGMSRDIERWVSQCTVCQKNKGTLKTETQYTPIKTKVPFELVGMDLIGKLVMTEEKNQYTCVMIDYCTRWTQAYALKSKTAKEVTECILKFVYQFEVPKRILTDQGKEFVNTINTEVCQALGIKRSLCAPYHPQTNGLVERCNGTIQRALAKLVDDKPNTWDRYLDAVMFGLRTKKQLTTRFSPYFLMFGREARYPFEVPEQYQIDHSIEDKYLEEEVTFDIERQEKLLKIVQDNVERVQEKTRRHLRSKTFGQRLQVGDMVWRKNVRSQQRKGGKLEPEFLGPFTVTRIEGKSVDLVDGFGKATLRVNIDHLKLHTEEVPRIPSKLKEKAKARVPTSPSAKPPSPPTQTTSPAAEPPSPPTPTTSPAAKPPSPPTPTNSPAAKPASPPTPATSSAAKPASPPTPATSPAAKPASPPTPATSSAAESSSPPTPTTSAYPSSSLPTAVSTTPLLASATVSTSPPAVSLLSCVNEAWEGKNVHVLLSRIGPYKIFYWDITRTAPDQELESEVINAYLLRLVQHHNQRNEDNQALFIDSYEMTSIWQKKTSRLKCNPGNFNVILGAVHEPGHWILTAMFPKLLKSLVLDSLGHASSKLKTCLESTRAFMRKHGCQVSRWKAETMPHSLQPDGSSCGIFVLKYAEKILAEEPLIFSTTRSAVCKYRKKVAVKLLKQTDDLRELCHYCGEKISKVDSDDPQNEKHTDWYQ
- the LOC140592279 gene encoding uncharacterized protein isoform X1, whose translation is MDPQLVKEIFDLLIKGEYPKNFSKHQRYSLRRRSSNFSIIDGDLYYTRNKGSDEEVRAKVVRGAEEADELFIQFHSSGIGAHCGQLKTRDAISQRFYWPGMSRDIERWVSQCTVCQKNKGTLKTETQYTPIKTKVPFELVGMDLIGKLVMTEEKNQYTCVMIDYCTRWTQAYALKSKTAKEVTECILKFVYQFEVPKRILTDQGKEFVNTINTEVCQALGIKRSLCAPYHPQTNGLVERCNGTIQRALAKLVDDKPNTWDRYLDAVMFGLRTKKQLTTRFSPYFLMFGREARYPFEVPEQYQIDHSIEDKYLEEEVTFDIERQEKLLKIVQDNVERVQEKTRRHLRSKTFGQRLQVGDMVWRKNVRSQQRKGGKLEPEFLGPFTVTRIEGKSVDLVDGFGKATLRVNIDHLKLHTEEVPRIPSKLKEKAKARVPTSPSAKPPSPPTQTTSPAAEPPSPPTPTTSPAAKPPSPPTPTNSPAAKPASPPTPATSSAAKPASPPTPATSPAAKPASPPTPATSSAAESSSPPTPTTSAYPSSSLPTAVSTTPLLASATVSTSPPAVSLLSCVNEAWEGKNVHVLLSRIGPYKIFYWDITRTAPDQELESEVINAYLLRLVQHHNQRNEDNQALFIDSYEMTSIWQKKTSRLKCNPGNFNVILGAVHEPGHWILTAMFPKLLKSLVLDSLGHASSKLKTCLESTRAFMRKHGCQVSRWKAETMPHSLQPDGSSCGIFVLKYAEKILAEEPLIFSTTRSAVCKYRKKVAVKLLKQTDDLRELCHYCGEKISKVDSDDPQNEKHTDWIQCDACGRWYHLTCVGTTDTSKEYCCLAC
- the LOC140592279 gene encoding uncharacterized protein isoform X2 — its product is MSQSELESGEYPKNFSKHQRYSLRRRSSNFSIIDGDLYYTRNKGSDEEVRAKVVRGAEEADELFIQFHSSGIGAHCGQLKTRDAISQRFYWPGMSRDIERWVSQCTVCQKNKGTLKTETQYTPIKTKVPFELVGMDLIGKLVMTEEKNQYTCVMIDYCTRWTQAYALKSKTAKEVTECILKFVYQFEVPKRILTDQGKEFVNTINTEVCQALGIKRSLCAPYHPQTNGLVERCNGTIQRALAKLVDDKPNTWDRYLDAVMFGLRTKKQLTTRFSPYFLMFGREARYPFEVPEQYQIDHSIEDKYLEEEVTFDIERQEKLLKIVQDNVERVQEKTRRHLRSKTFGQRLQVGDMVWRKNVRSQQRKGGKLEPEFLGPFTVTRIEGKSVDLVDGFGKATLRVNIDHLKLHTEEVPRIPSKLKEKAKARVPTSPSAKPPSPPTQTTSPAAEPPSPPTPTTSPAAKPPSPPTPTNSPAAKPASPPTPATSSAAKPASPPTPATSPAAKPASPPTPATSSAAESSSPPTPTTSAYPSSSLPTAVSTTPLLASATVSTSPPAVSLLSCVNEAWEGKNVHVLLSRIGPYKIFYWDITRTAPDQELESEVINAYLLRLVQHHNQRNEDNQALFIDSYEMTSIWQKKTSRLKCNPGNFNVILGAVHEPGHWILTAMFPKLLKSLVLDSLGHASSKLKTCLESTRAFMRKHGCQVSRWKAETMPHSLQPDGSSCGIFVLKYAEKILAEEPLIFSTTRSAVCKYRKKVAVKLLKQTDDLRELCHYCGEKISKVDSDDPQNEKHTDWIQCDACGRWYHLTCVGTTDTSKEYCCLAC